One part of the Humulus lupulus chromosome 9, drHumLupu1.1, whole genome shotgun sequence genome encodes these proteins:
- the LOC133802638 gene encoding uncharacterized protein LOC133802638, with protein sequence MVIVPFEKEYLDVVLVPTGLLIMFLYHLFLLYRYLNQPLTTVLGYENRDKRIWVDKVIQADDKTEVQSALTVVASNITEATYMSTLSLTLCSLIGTWVANSSSNKLVPNEIIYGNTKSTILSIKYICLITSFLLAFSFFVQSARHFVHANYLISTPGQGLHLKNKVEAAVTRGGEFWSIGLRALYIALTLLLWFFGPIPMVVSSILMVIMLYYHDFKKVDDEKEW encoded by the exons aTGGTTATTGTTCCTTTCGAAAAGGAATACTTGGATGTGGTTTTGGTACCAACTGGGCTTCTGATAATGTTCCTTTACCACCTCTTTCTTCTTTACAGATACCTTAATCAACCTCTCACCACAGTCTTGGGCTATGAGAATCGTGACAAGAGAATTTGGGTCGACAAAGTCATTCAG GCTGATGACAAAACTGAAGTACAATCAGCTCTGACGGTAGTGGCATCAAACATAACTGAGGCGACATACATGTCAACACTTTCTTTGACACTATGTTCTCTTATCGGAACATGGGTGGCGAACTCGTCTTCGAACAAACTCGTCCCCAATGAGATCATCTATGGCAACACAAAATCAACTATACTTTCCATTAAGTATATTTGTCTCATAACAAGTTTTCTCTTGGCATTTTCGTTCTTTGTTCAATCAGCTAGGCACTTCGTTCATGCAAATTACCTAATCAGCACGCCCGGACAGGGCCTCCACTTGAAAAACAAAGTGGAGGCCGCCGTGACCAGAGGCGGCGAGTTCTGGTCAATCGGTCTTAGGGCTTTGTATATTGCTCTTACTTTGTTGCTATGGTTTTTTGGGCCTATTCCCATGGTGGTTTCGTCTATTCTTATGGTGATAATGTTGTATTATCATGACTTTAAGAAGGTTGATGATGAAAAGGAGTGGTGA
- the LOC133800423 gene encoding uncharacterized protein LOC133800423: MPPKGNGISAPVAQSVPPTDMSDQIERMCRLLEASQQRSDEAIKTLTEAQARLEAEITELRKSADTTRNTQAHENLDSSRSDVLVDHVNSPHQNMNTGNWRSQGIPPSSGAEERQAPTSDTHGRAEAEPTGPAQPAAEVRPQRTTLQIAHDSPSEGRVPSICFLDSWKEDMMREMMQKFSDGRSAYATEHLDLVLRTTEKSPFSEWILNEPKPRDFVIPSLPAFNGKGDPLNHLFQFQQKMALEANNEAIQCKVFSTTFSGPALLWFQQLKPESLNSFSDLRRTFLQQYIANRKAPRTMADLYRIEQGENEHPKAYLQRFIDLVHQIHDVDPLTAANLFVKSLQVGSLLHENLTMTPPYDMADVQTRTEGIFRVLEFRERAQKKSALISAPPTNNRPPPARDDKRKRNQTDHTKEGKRSRQDRQPSRYPSFEYTVPQEVIYEENKDRPIWREPYKITTPSDRRDKSRYCLFHKDHGHTIAECHNLNNQIQALMRSGRLTQYIKETGGPGAPRQNPVSAPAPQTSDPVHTASDSTLEPLKKVPMIHGIVEPTDNQENATKIHKRMEERVKRYKSLGHVVNLVTSEDRSYPSSAITFTDDDLKGVLLSHDDPLVISLQVDHCQLGRVLIDGGSGVDILFWEAF, from the coding sequence ATGCCACCTAAGGGCAATGGAATTTCGGCCCCAGTCGCACAGAGCGTCCCTCCGACGGACATGAGCGACCAGATCGAAAGGATGTGTCGTCTACTGGAGGCGAGCCAACAGCGGTCCGACGAAGCAATCAAGACATTGACCGAAGCCCAAGCTAGGCTTGAAGCCGAGATTACTGAGCTGCGCAAGTCTGCTGACACGACTCGCAACACCCAAGCCCACGAGAATCTTGATTCTAGCAGATCTGACGTTCTAGTCGACCACGTTAATTCCCCCCATCAAAACATGAACACAGGTAACTGGAGATCCCAAGGCATCCCGCCATCCTCCGGGGCCGAAGAGCGACAAGCCCCAACCTCTGACACGCATGGGCGGGCAGAAGCAGAACCCACAGGTCCCGCTCAGCCAGCAGCCGAAGTCCGGCCTCAACGCACCACACTTCAAATCGCACACGATTCTCCCTCTGAAGGACGCGTTCCCTCGATCTGTTTCTTGGACAGCTGGAAAGAAGACATGATGAGGGAAATGATGCAGAAATTCTCAGATGGGCGATCTGCCTACGCCACCGAACATTTGGATCTTGTATTAAGAACCACTGAAAAATCGCCTTTCTCGGAATGGATTCTGAATGAGCCAAAGCCTCGAGACTTCGTCATCCCTTCCCTGCCTGCGTTCAATGGAAAGGGAGACCCTCTAAACCACCTATTTCAATTTCAACAAAAGATGGCATTAGAAGCTAATAACGAAGCCATACAATGTAAAGTCTTTTCAACGACTTTCTCCGGGCCAGCTCTGTTATGGTTCCAACAATTAAAGCCCGAGTCACTCAACAGTTTTAGTGATCTCCGACGGACCTTCTTACAGCAGTACATCGCGAACCGAAAGGCGCCCAGAACAATGGCCGATCTCTATCGAATTGAACAGGGGGAGAATGAACATCCGAAAGCGTACTTACAACGTTTCATTGACCTCGTGCATCAGATCCACGACGTTGACCCACTCACCGCAGCAAATCTCTTCGTCAAAAGCCTCCAGGTGGGATCACTCTTACATGAGAATCTCACCATGACACCACCATACGATATGGCAGACGTGCAGACCCGAACCGAGGGCATCTTCAGGGTATTAGAATTCCGAGAGCGTGCACAGAAGAAGAGTGCACTCATCTCTGCTCCACCAACAAATAATCGTCCACCACCTGCCAGGGATGACAAGAGAAAACGGAACCAAACAGATCATACGAAGGAAGGAAAAAGGTCAAGACAGGATCGACAACCATCACGATACCCATCCTTCGAATACACCGTCCCGCAAGAAgtcatttatgaagaaaataaagacaGACCTATCTGGCGAGAGCCCTACAAAATTACCACTCCATCTGACAGAAGGGACAAAAGCAGATACTGTCTCTTCCACAAAGATCACGGTCATACGATCGCTGAATGCCACAATTTGAACAATCAAATCCAAGCCCTCATGAGAAGCGGGAGGCTTACCCAATACATCAAGGAGACAGGCGGACCAGGCGCCCCGCGACAGAACCCAGTTTCTGCCCCCGCTCCGCAGACGTCAGACCCCGTGCACACAGCCTCTGACAGCACCCTGGAGCCTCTTAAGAAAGTCCCCATGATCCACGGGATCGTAGAGCCCACTGATAATCAAGAGAACGCAACTAAAATCCATAAAAGGATGGAAGAGCGAGTGAAGCGATACAAATCATTAGGCCACGTGGTCAATCTCGTCACTTCAGAAGACAGAAGCTACCCATCCTCTGCTATCACCTTCACTGATGATGACCTGAAGGGCGTCCTCCTGTCTCATGATGATCCGCTCGTCATTTCCCTACAAGTTGACCACTGCCAGCTGGGCAGAGTTCTGATCGACGGGGGCAGTGGGGTTGACatcctcttctgggaagccttTTAG
- the LOC133802639 gene encoding uncharacterized protein LOC133802639, with the protein MAIVPFEKEYLDVVLVPTGLLIMFLYHLFLLFRYLNQPLTTVLGYENRDKRIWVDKVIQADNKTEVQSAVTVVASNITAATYMSTLSLTLCSLIGTWVANSSSNKLVPNEIIYGNTKSTILSIKYICLITSFLLAFSFFVQSARHFVHANYLISTPGQGLHLKNKVEAAVTRGGEFWSIGLRALYIALSLLLWFFGPIPMVVSSILMVIMLYYHDFKKVDDEKEW; encoded by the exons ATGGCTATAGTTCCTTTCGAAAAGGAATACTTGGATGTGGTTTTGGTACCAACTGGGCTTCTGATAATGTTCCTTTACCACCTCTTTCTTCTTTTCAGATACCTCAATCAACCTCTCACCACAGTCTTGGGCTATGAGAATCGTGACAAGAGAATTTGGGTCGACAAAGTCATTCAG GCTGATAACAAAACAGAAGTACAATCAGCTGTGACGGTAGTGGCATCAAACATAACCGCAGCCACGTACATGTCGACACTTTCTCTGACACTATGTTCTCTTATCGGAACATGGGTGGCGAACTCGTCTTCGAACAAACTCGTCCCCAATGAGATCATCTACGGCAACACAAAATCAACCATACTTTCCATTAAGTATATTTGTCTCATAACAAGTTTTCTCTTGGCCTTTTCGTTCTTTGTTCAATCGGCTAGGCACTTCGTTCATGCAAATTACCTAATCAGCACGCCCGGACAGGGCCTCCACTTGAAAAACAAGGTGGAGGCCGCCGTGACCAGAGGCGGCGAGTTCTGGTCAATCGGTCTTAGGGCTTTGTATATTGCTCTTAGTTTGTTGCTATGGTTTTTTGGGCCTATTCCCATGGTGGTTTCGTCTATTCTTATGGTGATAATGTTGTATTATCATGACTTTAAGAAGGTTGATGATGAAAAGGAGTGGTGA